The Actinomadura sp. WMMB 499 genome includes a window with the following:
- a CDS encoding DUF397 domain-containing protein, with translation MSSQNVPRATWRKSSRSNGAGGACVEVASLETRVGIRDSKAPDAGHLTLGPDIWAAFMAEARNGRFDLP, from the coding sequence GTGTCCTCGCAGAATGTTCCCCGCGCGACATGGCGCAAGAGCAGCCGCAGCAACGGGGCGGGCGGTGCTTGTGTAGAGGTTGCCTCCCTCGAGACCCGCGTCGGTATTCGAGACAGCAAGGCCCCGGATGCCGGGCACCTCACGCTCGGCCCCGACATCTGGGCCGCGTTCATGGCCGAAGCACGGAACGGCCGTTTCGACC